Proteins encoded within one genomic window of Corynebacterium aurimucosum:
- a CDS encoding NADP-dependent isocitrate dehydrogenase, with translation MAKIIWTRTDEAPLLATYSFKPVVEAFASTAGIEVETRDISLAGRILAQFPERLGDKKVSDALAELGELAKTPEANIIKLPNISASLVQLKKAIAELQAAGFDLPEYEEAQEKYDAVKGSAVNPVLREGNSDRRAPIAVKNFAKKNPHKMGAWSADSKTNVATMDANDFRHNEKSVIMPEEDTLSIVLKTAEGEQPLLEKLPVLKGEVIDGTFMSAKALDEFLKAQVARAKEEGVLFSAHLKATMMKVSDPIIFGHVVRAFFADVFEKYGEELEAAGLNGENGLGAIYEGLDKLENGAEIKAAFDDALVDGPDLAMVNSHKGITNLHVPSDVIIDASMPAMIRTSGHMWNKNDEEQDTLAVIPDSSYAGVYQAVIEDCKANGAYDPTTMGTVPNVGLMAQKAEEYGSHNKTFKVPAAGTVEVRNSKGEALISHDVEEGDIWRACQTKDAPIQDWVKLAVNRARLSGMKAIFWLDPERGHDANLIELVNKYLQDHDTEGLDISIEDPVTATKISVERIRKGEDTISVTGNVLRDYNTDLFPILELGTSAKMLSVVPLMAGGGLFETGAGGSAPKHVQQVQEENHLRWDSLGEFLALAESFRHEHNTNGNAKAGVLAAALDKATETLLDEGKSPSRKVGENDNRGSHFFLTLNWAKELAAQTDDAELAEAFKPVAESLEAKAGEIEQALLDVQGSPVDLGGYYAPNEEKLAEVMRPVAAFNDIIDGLKK, from the coding sequence ATGGCAAAGATTATCTGGACCCGTACCGACGAGGCGCCGTTGCTGGCGACCTACTCCTTCAAGCCCGTCGTGGAGGCCTTCGCGTCCACCGCAGGCATCGAGGTGGAAACCCGCGACATTTCCCTAGCCGGCCGCATCCTGGCCCAGTTCCCGGAGCGCCTTGGTGACAAGAAGGTCTCCGATGCCCTGGCTGAGCTCGGCGAGCTGGCCAAGACGCCGGAAGCCAACATCATTAAGCTGCCGAACATCTCCGCTTCCCTGGTGCAGCTGAAGAAGGCCATCGCTGAGCTGCAGGCAGCCGGTTTTGATCTCCCGGAGTACGAAGAGGCTCAGGAGAAGTACGACGCCGTCAAGGGCTCCGCTGTGAACCCGGTTCTGCGTGAGGGCAACTCCGACCGCCGCGCCCCGATTGCAGTCAAGAACTTTGCTAAGAAGAACCCGCACAAGATGGGCGCGTGGTCCGCTGATTCCAAGACTAACGTGGCCACCATGGACGCTAACGACTTCCGCCACAACGAGAAGTCCGTCATCATGCCGGAGGAGGACACCCTCTCCATCGTTCTGAAGACCGCCGAGGGCGAGCAGCCCCTGCTGGAGAAGCTGCCGGTCCTCAAGGGCGAGGTCATCGACGGCACCTTCATGTCCGCCAAGGCACTCGACGAGTTCCTCAAGGCTCAGGTTGCCCGTGCCAAGGAAGAGGGCGTGCTCTTCTCCGCTCACCTCAAGGCCACCATGATGAAGGTGTCTGACCCCATCATCTTCGGCCATGTCGTCCGCGCTTTCTTCGCTGATGTCTTTGAGAAGTACGGCGAGGAGCTCGAGGCTGCTGGCCTCAACGGCGAGAACGGCCTGGGCGCTATCTACGAGGGTCTGGACAAGCTCGAGAACGGTGCTGAGATCAAGGCTGCCTTCGACGACGCGCTTGTCGACGGTCCGGACCTCGCCATGGTCAACTCCCACAAGGGTATTACCAACCTGCACGTTCCGTCCGACGTCATCATCGATGCCTCCATGCCGGCTATGATCCGCACCTCCGGCCACATGTGGAACAAGAACGACGAGGAGCAGGACACCCTCGCCGTCATCCCGGATTCCTCCTACGCCGGCGTTTACCAGGCAGTCATCGAGGACTGCAAGGCTAACGGCGCCTACGATCCGACCACCATGGGGACCGTCCCGAACGTCGGCCTCATGGCACAGAAGGCTGAGGAGTACGGCTCCCACAACAAGACCTTCAAGGTGCCGGCTGCCGGCACCGTTGAGGTCCGCAACTCCAAGGGTGAGGCCCTTATCTCCCACGACGTGGAGGAGGGCGACATCTGGCGCGCTTGCCAGACCAAGGACGCCCCGATCCAGGACTGGGTCAAGCTGGCCGTCAACCGTGCCCGCCTGTCCGGCATGAAGGCCATCTTCTGGCTCGACCCGGAGCGCGGCCACGATGCCAACCTCATCGAGCTGGTCAACAAGTACCTGCAGGATCACGACACCGAGGGTCTCGACATCTCCATCGAGGATCCGGTTACCGCGACCAAGATCTCCGTCGAGCGCATCCGCAAGGGCGAGGACACCATCTCGGTCACCGGCAACGTCCTGCGTGACTACAACACCGACCTCTTCCCCATTCTCGAGCTAGGCACCTCCGCAAAGATGCTCTCCGTGGTTCCGCTCATGGCTGGCGGCGGCCTGTTCGAGACCGGTGCCGGCGGCTCCGCCCCGAAGCACGTCCAGCAGGTCCAGGAAGAAAACCACCTGCGCTGGGACTCCCTCGGTGAGTTCCTGGCCCTGGCTGAGTCCTTCCGCCACGAGCACAACACCAACGGCAACGCCAAGGCCGGCGTGCTGGCCGCTGCTCTGGACAAGGCCACCGAGACCCTGCTGGATGAGGGCAAGTCCCCGTCCCGCAAGGTCGGCGAGAACGACAACCGCGGCTCCCACTTCTTCCTGACCCTTAACTGGGCCAAGGAGCTGGCTGCACAGACCGACGACGCCGAGCTGGCCGAGGCTTTCAAGCCAGTTGCTGAGTCCCTCGAGGCCAAGGCAGGCGAGATTGAGCAGGCGCTTCTCGACGTCCAAGGCTCCCCCGTCGACCTCGGCGGCTACTACGCCCCGAACGAGGAGAA
- a CDS encoding MFS transporter — protein MNTSIQRRPVPRQTEISATRRTIVMIAMALGAFAIGTTEFTSMGLLPLIADDFGITEDTASVVISVYALGVVVGAPVIAALTGKLPRRRLIILLIAFLLVGNLLTALAPNYGVLLVARFIAGLPHGAYFSVANLAAASMAPPGKQGFAMSMVGMGLSVATVIGVPAAQALGQGLGWHSAYYLVVVLAALTMVLLFFLFPHMTRMPETDMFTELGALKNSQVLLTVFLGTVGFGGMFAVYTYITWTMTEVAGMDPNHTWIVLMAYGIGMTVGNVAGGALADRNLEFGIIFALICMVGVSVAFYFLAHNAWAGTIAFGVLAFFGSILVPSLQLRLVNVAGDAQSLAAALNQSALNIANAAGAAIGGAVVGAGYSYNSTALAGAGLAVAGCITWVITMWDKRRLAPSVKIIEQS, from the coding sequence ATGAATACCAGTATCCAACGCCGCCCCGTCCCGCGCCAGACGGAAATCTCCGCGACGCGCCGCACCATCGTGATGATCGCCATGGCGCTGGGCGCTTTTGCCATCGGCACCACGGAGTTCACCTCCATGGGCCTGCTGCCGCTCATCGCGGATGATTTCGGTATTACGGAAGACACGGCGTCGGTGGTTATCTCCGTCTACGCGCTCGGCGTCGTCGTGGGCGCGCCGGTCATCGCTGCACTCACGGGCAAGCTCCCACGCCGCCGCCTCATCATCCTGCTGATCGCTTTCTTGCTCGTGGGTAACCTGCTGACAGCCTTGGCCCCGAATTACGGTGTTCTGCTGGTGGCGCGCTTCATCGCCGGTCTGCCGCATGGCGCATACTTTTCCGTAGCTAATCTGGCGGCGGCCTCGATGGCCCCACCGGGCAAGCAAGGGTTTGCCATGTCGATGGTGGGCATGGGCCTTTCCGTTGCCACCGTGATCGGTGTACCGGCAGCCCAAGCCCTAGGCCAGGGACTGGGCTGGCATTCGGCCTACTACTTGGTCGTGGTCCTTGCAGCCTTAACGATGGTGCTGCTCTTTTTCCTCTTCCCGCACATGACGCGTATGCCGGAAACGGATATGTTCACCGAGCTCGGCGCGTTGAAGAACAGCCAGGTCCTGCTCACCGTGTTCCTCGGCACCGTCGGCTTCGGCGGTATGTTCGCCGTCTACACCTACATCACGTGGACCATGACGGAGGTCGCCGGCATGGACCCGAACCACACCTGGATTGTGCTCATGGCCTATGGCATCGGTATGACTGTCGGCAACGTCGCCGGCGGTGCGCTGGCAGACCGAAACCTGGAATTTGGCATCATCTTTGCTCTCATCTGCATGGTCGGTGTGTCCGTGGCCTTCTACTTCCTGGCGCACAACGCGTGGGCGGGCACGATTGCCTTTGGTGTCTTGGCCTTCTTTGGCTCCATTCTCGTGCCCTCTCTGCAGCTTCGCCTCGTCAACGTGGCGGGGGATGCGCAGAGCCTCGCGGCGGCCTTGAACCAGTCGGCCCTCAATATCGCCAATGCGGCGGGTGCTGCTATCGGCGGTGCGGTCGTGGGCGCAGGTTATTCCTATAACTCCACCGCCCTCGCTGGTGCGGGGTTGGCGGTGGCCGGCTGCATCACCTGGGTTATCACCATGTGGGACAAGCGCCGCCTAGCCCCTTCCGTGAAGATTATTGAACAGAGTTAG
- a CDS encoding exodeoxyribonuclease III — protein sequence MSFTIASVNVNGIRAACKQRNENNPGMNAWLETTPADVVLMQEVRANPEQTQKALAPALEAGWNLVQAESAAKGRAGVGILSKHALGDVSVGFGSFAESGRFIAATVEGVRVASLYLPSGDTDSPKQDEKYLFLDEFSEVLDEMAATYPESVIGGDWNICHRAQDLKNNKPNEKKSGHLPEERAFMDRVFGSFPDDEPQEKKGLGDWLGVVDYETKTAWEAAKDPQWFDVARRLHPEAEGPYTWWTYRGQAFNNDAGWRIDYQAATKAMLERAQRTWVEKAPTVEERWSDHSPLLVEYK from the coding sequence ATGAGTTTCACCATCGCCTCCGTCAACGTTAACGGCATCCGCGCGGCCTGCAAACAGCGCAATGAGAACAACCCGGGTATGAACGCGTGGTTGGAGACCACGCCGGCCGACGTCGTCCTCATGCAGGAGGTGCGCGCCAACCCCGAGCAGACCCAGAAGGCCCTGGCCCCAGCCCTGGAGGCCGGATGGAACCTGGTGCAGGCCGAATCCGCCGCCAAGGGCCGCGCGGGCGTGGGCATCCTATCGAAGCATGCGCTTGGCGACGTCTCCGTAGGCTTCGGCTCCTTCGCCGAATCCGGCCGCTTCATCGCCGCCACCGTGGAAGGCGTGCGCGTGGCCTCTTTGTATCTGCCCTCCGGCGATACTGATTCCCCGAAGCAGGATGAGAAGTACCTCTTCTTGGATGAATTCTCTGAAGTTTTGGATGAGATGGCCGCGACGTATCCGGAGTCTGTTATCGGCGGTGATTGGAACATCTGCCACCGCGCCCAGGACTTGAAGAACAACAAGCCCAACGAGAAGAAGTCCGGACACTTGCCGGAGGAGCGAGCCTTCATGGACCGCGTTTTTGGCTCTTTCCCGGATGATGAGCCCCAGGAGAAGAAGGGGCTTGGGGACTGGCTCGGCGTGGTGGACTACGAAACCAAGACCGCCTGGGAGGCGGCCAAGGATCCGCAATGGTTTGACGTCGCCAGGCGCCTGCACCCGGAGGCCGAGGGGCCCTATACCTGGTGGACCTACCGCGGCCAGGCTTTCAACAACGACGCCGGGTGGCGCATTGACTATCAGGCTGCCACGAAGGCCATGCTGGAGCGCGCGCAGCGCACGTGGGTGGAGAAGGCGCCGACGGTGGAGGAGCGCTGGTCCGATCACTCTCCGCTTCTGGTGGAGTACAAGTAG
- the trpS gene encoding tryptophan--tRNA ligase, whose protein sequence is MTDSTSASTSASRVLSGIQPTADSYHLGNYLGALKQWIDLQDSHEAFYFIPDLHAITVEQNPEELRHRTVAGAAQLIALGIDPAKSTLFVQSHVPAHAELTWVLQCLTGFGEASRMTQFKDKSLKQGQDRTSVGLFTYPVLMAADILLYSPHYVPVGEDQRQHLELTRNLAERFNNKYGEVFRVPEAFIPEGSAKIYDLQEPTAKMSKSGANPKGIVNLLDAPKTSAKRIKSAVTDDLGVVAFDREKQPGVSNLLAIQSALTGESIPDLVDKYEGQGYGHLKVDTAEALEAFTTPLKARYDELMEDRGELERILAKGAEHATEIATPLVDKVYEAVGFLPARRG, encoded by the coding sequence ATGACTGACTCCACTTCTGCATCGACCTCCGCTTCTCGAGTCCTCTCTGGTATTCAGCCCACGGCGGACTCCTACCACCTGGGTAACTACCTTGGAGCGCTCAAGCAGTGGATTGACCTGCAAGACTCCCACGAGGCTTTTTACTTCATCCCGGACCTGCACGCCATCACAGTGGAGCAGAACCCGGAGGAGCTGCGCCACCGCACCGTGGCGGGCGCCGCGCAGCTCATCGCATTGGGCATTGACCCGGCGAAATCCACCCTCTTCGTACAATCCCACGTCCCCGCACACGCGGAGCTGACGTGGGTTTTGCAGTGCCTGACCGGCTTCGGTGAGGCTTCCCGCATGACCCAGTTCAAGGACAAGTCCCTCAAACAGGGCCAGGACCGCACGTCCGTGGGCCTATTTACCTATCCCGTCCTGATGGCCGCGGATATCCTCCTGTATTCCCCGCACTATGTGCCGGTGGGGGAGGATCAGCGCCAGCACCTTGAGCTCACCCGCAACCTGGCGGAGCGCTTCAACAACAAGTACGGCGAGGTCTTCCGTGTGCCGGAGGCCTTCATTCCGGAAGGTTCGGCCAAGATTTATGACCTGCAGGAGCCAACGGCCAAGATGTCGAAGTCGGGTGCTAACCCGAAGGGCATCGTAAACCTGCTCGATGCTCCCAAGACCTCCGCCAAGCGCATCAAGTCCGCGGTGACCGATGACCTTGGCGTGGTGGCCTTTGACCGCGAGAAGCAGCCCGGTGTGTCCAACCTGCTGGCCATTCAGTCCGCGCTGACTGGCGAGAGCATCCCGGACCTCGTGGACAAGTACGAGGGCCAGGGCTATGGCCACCTGAAGGTGGACACGGCGGAAGCACTTGAGGCTTTCACCACTCCGCTGAAGGCTCGCTACGACGAGCTCATGGAAGACCGCGGCGAGTTGGAGCGTATTTTGGCCAAGGGCGCCGAGCACGCCACGGAGATTGCCACCCCGCTCGTGGACAAGGTCTACGAGGCGGTGGGCTTTCTCCCCGCGCGTCGCGGCTGA
- a CDS encoding YhjD/YihY/BrkB family envelope integrity protein encodes MAPTTQPDEKKTDDYGIERAYADEPGAVDKVREKSGFIDHIMKMLDRYGSQGGNQFAAGITYFSVLAIFPIFMLTVAAIATVLANRPDLMQQLEEQIANAVSGDLGDSITELLHTAIEQRGAMYGIGGLTTLWSGLGWMNNLRIGISAMWMQDPTDAPGNFVTKKLSDLLGLIGLLVAMVIAFGVTAAGSSGLTQKIFEWVGIESFPGMGTVLVIAGIVIGLIANFLVFWWMVAFLPRTKVPTKSGLKGAAIGAVIFEAIKQLSTIIMSSAAGNPAGAVFGPVIVLMVVMYLVWRVVLYVSAWTATTEESLELLVPPVPDQAVIRVRNEIRQGPNTGVTLGAGAALGAAAAGAWALLRRK; translated from the coding sequence GTGGCGCCAACGACTCAACCCGATGAGAAAAAGACTGATGATTACGGCATCGAGCGTGCATATGCCGATGAGCCGGGAGCGGTAGATAAGGTCCGCGAGAAGTCCGGTTTTATCGACCACATCATGAAGATGCTGGATCGCTACGGTAGCCAAGGCGGCAACCAGTTCGCGGCCGGAATTACGTATTTCTCGGTTCTTGCTATCTTCCCCATCTTCATGCTCACGGTGGCAGCCATCGCCACCGTGTTGGCCAATCGCCCCGATCTCATGCAACAACTGGAAGAGCAGATCGCGAACGCCGTGTCGGGCGATCTGGGGGATTCGATTACGGAGCTTCTCCATACCGCGATTGAACAGCGCGGTGCGATGTACGGCATCGGTGGCCTCACCACCCTGTGGTCTGGGCTCGGCTGGATGAATAACCTGCGCATCGGCATTTCGGCGATGTGGATGCAGGATCCGACTGACGCCCCGGGCAACTTTGTGACCAAGAAGCTCAGCGACCTGCTGGGGCTCATCGGCCTGCTCGTGGCCATGGTTATCGCCTTCGGCGTGACGGCGGCGGGTTCCTCCGGACTGACCCAAAAGATCTTCGAGTGGGTTGGTATCGAGTCCTTCCCAGGAATGGGAACGGTGCTGGTTATCGCCGGCATCGTGATCGGTCTCATCGCTAACTTCCTCGTCTTCTGGTGGATGGTGGCTTTCCTGCCGCGCACGAAGGTGCCCACCAAGTCTGGTCTGAAGGGCGCGGCTATCGGCGCTGTGATCTTTGAGGCCATCAAACAGCTGTCCACCATCATCATGTCCTCCGCGGCAGGCAACCCGGCCGGCGCCGTGTTTGGCCCGGTGATCGTCCTCATGGTGGTCATGTACTTGGTCTGGCGCGTCGTGCTTTACGTCTCCGCCTGGACAGCCACCACCGAGGAGTCCCTCGAGCTGCTGGTTCCGCCGGTTCCGGATCAGGCAGTCATCCGCGTCCGCAACGAGATCCGCCAGGGCCCGAACACGGGCGTGACCTTGGGCGCCGGTGCTGCCCTTGGTGCGGCCGCCGCGGGTGCGTGGGCCCTGCTGCGGCGAAAGTAG
- a CDS encoding RDD family protein, giving the protein MLPASFAPNLYTHFTLDSRATSRELSVQLAAADAHLEGLGYLPEDSEREELAVAARILCEPSSRASYDQMMESGARLTWAQLDDYATTGRWGESYHAATPAAPVQDAPRATPGTRVLLAVIDYVIAAIGVSLLLSVGVYNSTLNEVWLTSFSGIITVAYYICFEVLVGATPAKLIAGYTVRDVTTHNKLTWQQSIKRNWWRVASLVPLIGPLIAFFGALYVVTTIGPKNALRGQHDIMANAEVVKK; this is encoded by the coding sequence ATGCTACCAGCGTCTTTTGCCCCGAACCTTTATACGCACTTCACCCTGGATTCGCGCGCGACCTCACGCGAGCTCAGCGTGCAGCTAGCGGCTGCCGACGCCCACCTCGAAGGCCTCGGCTACCTCCCCGAGGACTCCGAACGCGAGGAACTCGCCGTTGCCGCCCGCATTCTCTGCGAGCCCTCGTCCCGAGCCAGCTATGACCAAATGATGGAATCAGGTGCTCGGCTCACGTGGGCGCAGCTCGATGACTACGCCACTACCGGCCGCTGGGGCGAGAGCTATCATGCTGCCACACCCGCCGCGCCTGTTCAGGACGCCCCGCGCGCTACTCCTGGCACCCGAGTGCTTTTGGCCGTCATCGACTACGTCATTGCGGCGATTGGTGTGTCCCTCTTGCTAAGCGTCGGGGTATACAACTCCACTCTCAATGAGGTCTGGCTCACCAGTTTCTCGGGGATCATCACGGTGGCCTATTACATCTGCTTCGAAGTCCTAGTTGGGGCAACGCCGGCGAAGCTGATAGCTGGATACACGGTGCGCGATGTCACCACCCACAACAAGCTCACCTGGCAGCAGAGCATCAAGCGCAACTGGTGGCGCGTGGCCTCCCTCGTGCCGCTCATCGGCCCGCTCATTGCCTTCTTTGGTGCCCTGTACGTGGTGACCACGATTGGTCCGAAGAATGCGCTGCGCGGCCAGCACGACATTATGGCTAACGCCGAAGTAGTGAAAAAGTAG
- a CDS encoding D-alanyl-D-alanine carboxypeptidase family protein: MKHVPAILTALALAATPPAFAEEEESSSPTRTTAPDTDSCPHSLVPEEPTTTSERLAPGQEAPTPLPAVEGAACGVTAPRGFRVNKDVVASAWMVSDLDTGEIIAMKDPNGRYRPASIIKALLALVVIEELPLDQRITATLDDASVEGSAVGLGPDGVYTVEQLLQGLLMASGNDAAHALAQAVGGDEKALEKVNAKAQEIGTRSTVAASYSGLDAAGMSTSAADISLIYRAAFANDTFARIVDTEHVEFPGWGDMPGYELWNDNGLFLNDPDGIGGKTGYTEDAHHTFVGAINRGGRRLQAVLLDTTVEHGFRAWEQAQMLLDEASDVRPGDGVGLVDDFAAGQEEPSESAPTTPAPTTPSTPATPEATAGSSSFGDSQGWIGWLVAGLVALLVVVVATFSLLRR, translated from the coding sequence ATGAAACATGTCCCCGCGATCCTCACTGCCCTCGCCTTAGCCGCGACGCCGCCCGCGTTTGCAGAAGAGGAAGAGTCCTCATCGCCCACGCGCACCACCGCGCCGGATACCGACTCCTGCCCGCATTCCCTTGTTCCCGAGGAACCGACGACCACCTCTGAGAGGTTGGCACCTGGCCAGGAAGCGCCCACTCCCCTTCCCGCGGTTGAGGGCGCTGCGTGCGGTGTGACAGCCCCGCGCGGTTTTCGGGTCAATAAGGACGTTGTGGCTTCGGCGTGGATGGTTAGCGACCTGGATACTGGCGAAATCATCGCCATGAAGGATCCCAACGGGCGCTACCGCCCAGCCTCCATCATCAAGGCGCTGCTGGCGCTCGTGGTCATCGAAGAGCTGCCCCTGGACCAGCGCATCACCGCCACGCTTGACGACGCCTCCGTCGAAGGCTCCGCCGTCGGCCTCGGCCCCGATGGTGTCTATACCGTGGAGCAGCTTTTACAGGGTCTACTCATGGCTTCCGGCAACGACGCCGCGCACGCCCTCGCGCAGGCTGTTGGCGGGGATGAGAAGGCGCTGGAGAAAGTCAACGCGAAGGCACAGGAGATTGGCACGCGCTCGACGGTGGCGGCGAGCTACTCCGGTTTGGACGCGGCAGGCATGTCGACGTCCGCGGCGGATATCTCGTTGATCTACCGCGCGGCTTTTGCCAACGACACCTTCGCGCGCATCGTCGATACCGAGCACGTGGAGTTTCCCGGCTGGGGTGACATGCCCGGTTATGAGCTGTGGAACGACAATGGGCTCTTCCTCAACGACCCGGATGGTATCGGCGGCAAGACGGGCTATACCGAGGACGCGCACCATACCTTCGTCGGCGCGATTAATCGCGGCGGGCGCCGCCTGCAGGCGGTCCTCCTCGATACAACCGTCGAGCATGGTTTCCGCGCTTGGGAGCAGGCGCAGATGCTTCTCGACGAAGCCTCCGACGTCCGCCCCGGCGATGGCGTAGGGCTTGTGGATGATTTCGCGGCTGGACAAGAGGAGCCCTCGGAATCTGCACCAACCACCCCGGCTCCTACCACGCCGTCCACGCCCGCCACCCCGGAGGCGACTGCGGGGTCTTCATCCTTTGGGGACTCGCAGGGCTGGATTGGGTGGCTCGTGGCAGGGCTCGTCGCTCTCCTGGTCGTAGTGGTTGCTACTTTTTCACTACTTCGGCGTTAG
- a CDS encoding adenosine deaminase translates to MHDAPLISPENKDSGAEIFAGLPKVTLLAPLPTDASTPEELRAATHAVVQALASDHVVYAELRLCPSAFSFGAAEALAAAREGLDVPGIDARLLVEGDANSWDVGEGVAGAALTKLSAAEKLRADFIPWERDVASYEDAVVAVQAGATRLVHATDLVDDFSADLDGVRPGKASAWVRDRRIALTFAPLEELPAEELADHPLPLLQQLGFTCTVAGEKLSDVFLALSETFGYGLEEFFDLTIKAIENSFASEEDRQRLIEQEILPAYEELADPEFAEDASDVNASEAEEDSESSE, encoded by the coding sequence ATGCATGACGCACCTCTGATTAGCCCCGAAAATAAAGACTCCGGCGCTGAGATTTTCGCCGGTCTGCCCAAGGTGACGCTCTTGGCGCCGTTGCCCACGGATGCTTCCACCCCAGAGGAGCTCCGCGCGGCCACGCACGCTGTTGTGCAGGCGCTTGCCAGCGACCACGTGGTCTACGCCGAGCTCCGCCTGTGCCCCAGTGCTTTCTCCTTCGGTGCCGCCGAGGCGCTCGCTGCGGCGCGGGAAGGACTCGACGTTCCTGGAATTGATGCTCGCCTCCTCGTTGAGGGCGATGCCAATAGCTGGGATGTAGGCGAAGGCGTTGCTGGTGCTGCGCTGACAAAGTTGTCTGCGGCTGAGAAGCTCCGCGCAGATTTCATCCCGTGGGAGCGGGACGTTGCCTCCTATGAGGATGCCGTGGTGGCTGTGCAGGCGGGTGCGACACGCCTTGTGCACGCCACTGATCTTGTCGATGACTTCAGCGCTGATCTCGACGGCGTTCGCCCTGGCAAGGCATCCGCGTGGGTGCGGGATCGCCGCATCGCGTTGACCTTCGCGCCGCTGGAGGAGCTGCCCGCAGAGGAGCTGGCTGACCATCCTCTGCCGCTGCTGCAGCAGCTTGGCTTTACCTGCACCGTGGCAGGCGAGAAGCTCAGTGACGTTTTCCTGGCCCTGAGCGAGACCTTCGGCTATGGGCTGGAGGAGTTCTTCGATCTCACTATCAAGGCGATTGAGAACTCTTTTGCCAGTGAAGAAGACCGCCAGCGCCTCATCGAGCAGGAAATCCTACCCGCCTACGAGGAGCTAGCGGATCCGGAATTCGCGGAAGACGCTTCTGATGTGAACGCTTCCGAAGCGGAAGAAGACAGCGAGTCTTCCGAGTAA
- a CDS encoding C40 family peptidase: MLESAIAHIARMQPAQLPDVSLPTVPDLTAAGPLAEIAHGDPRALFATARQATEDLSTARSALDSARGLISAAVRDLIGLGFELLQRGLPLALGLLIPNPATQAAARSALQALAMEYVGKAMLRVKQLAGELLQAAAPLVPIAQRAVRPSVRGPQEEGGARHALTTSSSSDSKGSAQGQAAVQAALSQLGTPYGWGGTGNGSFDCSGLTQWAWRQAGVELPRTAESQTVGRQVSADELQPGDLVVWDGHVAMYSGDGQMVEAGSPVQTNPLRTNNMGMAFKGFWRPTG, translated from the coding sequence ATGTTGGAGTCAGCAATCGCTCACATCGCTCGGATGCAGCCGGCACAGCTTCCCGATGTCTCCCTGCCCACTGTGCCCGATCTCACTGCTGCCGGGCCCTTAGCGGAGATAGCGCACGGAGATCCGCGGGCGCTTTTCGCCACCGCACGCCAGGCCACCGAGGACCTTTCCACGGCGCGCTCTGCGCTAGATTCCGCGCGCGGGCTCATCTCGGCGGCCGTCAGGGACCTCATCGGGCTGGGATTCGAGTTGCTCCAGCGCGGACTGCCTTTAGCCTTGGGCTTGCTCATCCCCAACCCAGCCACACAGGCCGCAGCCCGCTCGGCTTTGCAGGCCTTGGCAATGGAGTACGTCGGCAAGGCGATGCTGCGCGTAAAGCAGCTGGCCGGGGAGCTCCTTCAGGCGGCCGCGCCCCTCGTGCCCATTGCACAACGCGCGGTGCGCCCTTCAGTGCGCGGTCCGCAGGAGGAAGGCGGAGCACGCCACGCGCTGACCACGTCCTCGTCCTCTGATAGCAAAGGAAGCGCGCAAGGCCAGGCCGCGGTGCAAGCCGCACTCTCCCAGCTGGGCACACCCTATGGATGGGGCGGCACCGGCAACGGCAGCTTCGATTGCTCGGGGCTAACCCAATGGGCTTGGCGCCAGGCTGGGGTGGAACTGCCGCGCACCGCTGAAAGCCAGACCGTGGGCCGCCAGGTGAGCGCGGATGAGCTGCAGCCCGGCGACCTCGTTGTGTGGGATGGGCATGTGGCCATGTACTCCGGTGACGGGCAGATGGTGGAGGCCGGCAGCCCCGTGCAAACCAATCCACTGCGCACCAACAACATGGGGATGGCTTTCAAAGGCTTCTGGAGGCCCACAGGGTAG